CCGCGCCGGCCCGGGTGTCGACACCCAACTTGTCGTAGATCCGGCCCAGATGGGTCTTCCCGGTGGCTTCGCTGATGAACAGCGCGCGGGCGATCTCCCGGTTGCCGAGCCCCTGCGCCAGACCATCGACGCCGCCACCCGCGCCGCCCAGGCCACCCTGGACGCGGCGGCCAAGGCCGGCCAGCACGGGCCCGCAGTCGCCGGAGTCGGCCCAGCGCAAGGCCTTCAGCACGTCCGCCCGTCCCGCCGCCGGTGTACGGGGCGGGCGTCGCCGAGCCGTACGGAGACCGGAAGGGCGTGCCGGAGGAGTTGCTCGTTCGAGTGAAGATCGAGAAGGTTGCCGCAGCACACAGGGCGGTCCGGTGGAAAGCCGGTGCCGGTGTCAGTGGCGCGTGGCAGGCTTCCCGGTATGACGGCGTGGACCCTCAACGACATCGAACGTGCGATCCGCTCCTCCTGGGGTGTCGACACCTGTGCGCCCGAGGACCTGGCCCACTGGCGTCCCGACAATCCCGCCCGCGGCCAGGCCGGCGTGACGGCGATGGTGGTGCACGACCTGCTCGGCGGCGAGCTGATGATGGGCGAGGTGCGCGCCGGCGGTGTCCGGACGGACCTGCACTGGTGGAACCGCTCCGCCGCCGGCATCGAGATCGACCTCACCCACGAGCAGTTCGGGCCGGACGAGCTGGTCGGCCCCGGCCGCCCGGTCGCCCGCCCGGCCCGCCCCGGCAGGCTGCACGCCCAGTACGTGCTGCTGCGCCACCGGGTGGCCATCGAGCTGGAGCGCGGCCGGACGCGGCTGCCGGAGCGCGCCTGCGCGTGAACTCCGCGACGCCGCAGCCGCCCTGCGCGTGAACTCCGCAGGAGTGGAATCCGCCTGACGTACAGTCGTCCAAACGATGCGGACGGCTGCGGCGACAGGAGTGCGCGATGACCGGGACGATCGGCTTCGTGGGGCTGGGCGCGATGGGCCGGGGCATGGCCGACAGCCTGCTGCGGGCCGGCCACGTCGTACGGGTCTGGAACCGTTCACCCGAGCCGGTGGCCGCCCTGGCGGCCCGGGGCGCCGAGCCGGCCGGCACGCTCGCCGAGGTGTTCGCCGCCGACACCGTGGTGTCCATGCTCGCCGACGACGAGACGGTCGAGCGGCTGGTGCTCGACCGCGCCCTGCTGGCGGGCGCGGCGGCGACCCTGCACGTCAACATGGCCACCGTCTCCCTCGCGCTCGCCGGGCGCGCCGAGGCCGCGCACGCCGAGCACGGCATCGGCTACGTCGCGGCGCCCGTCCTCGGCCGGCCCCCGGTCGCCGCCGCCGGGCAGCTGAACATCCTGGCCGCGGGCGAGCCGGCCCTTCTGGCCCGCGCCGAGCCGCTGTTCGCCGCGATGGGGCAGCGCACCTGGCACTTCGGCGACCGTCCGCGCCAGGCCAACACCGCCAAGATCGGCGCCAACTTCCTGCTGGCCTGCGCGATCGAGTCGATGGCCGAGGCGTGCAGCCTGGCCGAGGCCAACGGCGTCCGCCCGACCGACCTGATCGAACTGCTCACCGCCACCCTCTTCCCCGGGCCGGTCTACACGGGCTACGGCGCGATGGTGGCCGAACGCCGCTACGAACCGGCCGGGTTCAGGTTGCCGCTGGGACTCAAGGACGTCGGCCTCGCACTGGACGCCGGGGCCGCCTCGACCGTCCCCCTCCCGTTCGGCGGTGTCCTGCGGGACGCCTTCCTGGACGCGCTCGCGCACGGGGACGGCGACAAGGACTGGGCCGCCGTCGCGGCCGTCGCCCGCCGCAGGGCGGGCCTGCCCGACTGAGCGGTCCGCGCGCGACAACCACGTGCCCGCCGCGGCGCGTTCCGCCTGCCATCCGGGCGTGACGCTCACGAACGACGACCGTTGCGGCGCGCCCTGGCTGGTCCGCACCGACCGGCTGGAACTGCGCGCCGTCCGCCTCGCCGACCTCGCACCGCTCCACGCGATCAACCACGATCCGCGCACCTGGTCGCATCTGCCCGAGGGCCGGCACCTGGATGAGGCGACCACCCGGGCCTGGATCGAACGGGCCGTCGACGTCTGGGAGTCCGACGGCATGGGCTACTGGACGGCCCGGCTGGGCGCCGGCGGCCCGGTGATCGGCATCGGCGGCGCCTCGTACCAGGACGCCTCCGGCTACTGGAACCTCTACTACCGGTTCGATCCGGCCCACTGGGGCCACGGCTACGCCACCGAGCTCTCCCGGGCCGCCCTCGACGCCGCCCACCGGCACGCGCCGGAGCGGCTGGTGGCGGCCTGGGTGGACGAC
The nucleotide sequence above comes from Streptomyces kaniharaensis. Encoded proteins:
- a CDS encoding YunG family protein; its protein translation is MTAWTLNDIERAIRSSWGVDTCAPEDLAHWRPDNPARGQAGVTAMVVHDLLGGELMMGEVRAGGVRTDLHWWNRSAAGIEIDLTHEQFGPDELVGPGRPVARPARPGRLHAQYVLLRHRVAIELERGRTRLPERACA
- a CDS encoding NAD(P)-dependent oxidoreductase; amino-acid sequence: MTGTIGFVGLGAMGRGMADSLLRAGHVVRVWNRSPEPVAALAARGAEPAGTLAEVFAADTVVSMLADDETVERLVLDRALLAGAAATLHVNMATVSLALAGRAEAAHAEHGIGYVAAPVLGRPPVAAAGQLNILAAGEPALLARAEPLFAAMGQRTWHFGDRPRQANTAKIGANFLLACAIESMAEACSLAEANGVRPTDLIELLTATLFPGPVYTGYGAMVAERRYEPAGFRLPLGLKDVGLALDAGAASTVPLPFGGVLRDAFLDALAHGDGDKDWAAVAAVARRRAGLPD
- a CDS encoding GNAT family N-acetyltransferase is translated as MTLTNDDRCGAPWLVRTDRLELRAVRLADLAPLHAINHDPRTWSHLPEGRHLDEATTRAWIERAVDVWESDGMGYWTARLGAGGPVIGIGGASYQDASGYWNLYYRFDPAHWGHGYATELSRAALDAAHRHAPERLVAAWVDDHNAQSRAVVQKLGLADHGLRTHPVLGDPVRLWADRPVPPADPDRPPRE